A region from the uncultured Bacteroides sp. genome encodes:
- a CDS encoding bifunctional dihydroorotate dehydrogenase B NAD binding subunit/NADPH-dependent glutamate synthase, with product MNKIINKEHFSEKVFKLEIEAPLIAKSRKAGHFVIVRVGEKGERMPLTIAGANTAKGTITLVVQEVGLSSIRLCELEEGDYITDVVGPLGQATHIENFGTVVCAGGGVGVAPLLPIVQALKAAGNRLITVLAGRTKELIILEKEIRESSDEVIIMTDDGSYGRKGLVTEGVEEVVKRETVNKCFVIGPPIMMKFVCLLTKKYEIPTDVSLNTIMVDGTGMCGACRITVGGKTRFVCVDGPEFDGHQVDFDEMLKRMSAFKNIEREEMNKLGIACEATKSIDINGRTAPWREELRKTLKAKERASISRIKMNELDAEYRSHSRKEEVNQGLTAEQAVIEAKRCLDCANPGCMEGCPVGIDIPRFIKNIERGEFLEAARTLKETSALPAVCGRVCPQEKQCESKCIHLKMGKEAVAIGNLERFAADYERESGQVSVPAVGKRNGTKVAVVGSGPAGLSFAGDMAKYGYDVTVFEALHEIGGVLKYGIPEFRLPNKIVDVEIESLSKMGVQFIKDCIVGKTISIEDLQEEGFKGFFVASGAGLPNFMNIPGENSINVMSSNEYLTRVNLMDAASPDSDTPVAFGKNVAVIGGGNTAMDSVRTAKRLGAERAMIIYRRSEEEMPARLEEVKHAKEEGIEFLTLHNPIEYLADELGRVKQVVLQKMALGEPDASGRRSPVAIPGATETIDIDLAIVSVGVSPNPIVPSSIKGLEVGRRGTITVSENMQSSIPTIYAGGDIVRGGATVILAMGDGRKAAAAMNEQLLKK from the coding sequence ATGAACAAAATCATTAACAAAGAACATTTCTCGGAAAAGGTATTTAAACTGGAGATTGAAGCTCCGCTTATTGCCAAATCGCGCAAAGCCGGCCATTTCGTTATTGTCCGCGTAGGCGAGAAAGGCGAGCGTATGCCTTTGACCATTGCGGGAGCTAACACGGCAAAAGGTACCATCACGCTGGTGGTACAGGAAGTAGGACTTTCATCGATCCGCCTGTGCGAATTGGAAGAAGGAGATTACATTACCGACGTAGTTGGCCCGCTCGGACAAGCTACACACATTGAGAATTTCGGCACGGTAGTATGTGCCGGCGGAGGCGTAGGCGTAGCACCCCTACTCCCTATCGTACAGGCTCTTAAGGCTGCCGGCAACCGTTTGATTACGGTACTGGCGGGACGAACCAAGGAATTGATTATCTTGGAAAAAGAGATACGCGAAAGTTCGGACGAGGTGATCATTATGACCGATGACGGCTCTTACGGACGCAAAGGATTGGTAACCGAGGGTGTGGAAGAAGTGGTTAAGCGAGAAACAGTGAACAAGTGTTTTGTCATTGGCCCGCCCATTATGATGAAATTTGTTTGTTTACTAACCAAGAAATATGAGATTCCTACTGACGTATCGCTAAATACCATTATGGTAGACGGTACGGGCATGTGTGGCGCTTGCCGCATCACTGTTGGAGGAAAAACAAGATTTGTATGCGTAGACGGACCGGAGTTCGACGGTCATCAAGTGGATTTTGATGAGATGTTGAAGCGTATGAGTGCTTTCAAAAACATAGAGCGAGAAGAGATGAACAAACTGGGAATTGCATGTGAAGCGACAAAAAGCATAGACATTAACGGACGAACGGCTCCCTGGCGCGAAGAGTTGCGCAAAACACTGAAAGCCAAAGAACGTGCCAGTATTTCTCGCATAAAAATGAACGAACTCGATGCGGAGTATCGCTCGCATAGCCGCAAAGAAGAGGTGAATCAAGGACTTACGGCAGAACAGGCAGTGATAGAAGCCAAACGTTGTCTGGACTGTGCCAACCCGGGATGCATGGAAGGTTGCCCCGTGGGCATCGACATTCCCCGCTTTATCAAGAACATAGAGCGTGGCGAGTTTCTCGAAGCAGCCAGAACACTGAAAGAAACAAGCGCACTTCCTGCCGTATGTGGACGGGTATGCCCTCAGGAAAAGCAATGCGAATCAAAATGTATTCATCTGAAAATGGGCAAAGAAGCTGTAGCTATTGGCAATCTGGAACGCTTTGCTGCCGACTATGAACGCGAAAGCGGACAAGTATCGGTGCCTGCCGTTGGCAAAAGGAATGGCACCAAAGTAGCCGTTGTAGGTTCAGGGCCCGCTGGACTTTCATTTGCCGGAGACATGGCCAAGTATGGCTATGACGTAACCGTATTCGAGGCATTGCACGAAATCGGGGGAGTATTGAAATACGGCATCCCCGAATTCCGCCTACCCAATAAAATTGTGGATGTGGAGATAGAAAGCCTTTCGAAGATGGGCGTGCAATTCATCAAAGATTGCATTGTTGGTAAAACCATCAGCATAGAAGATTTGCAGGAAGAGGGCTTCAAAGGTTTCTTCGTGGCCTCCGGCGCAGGGTTGCCCAACTTTATGAATATTCCGGGCGAGAATTCCATCAACGTCATGTCGTCTAACGAATACCTCACACGCGTTAATTTAATGGACGCTGCCAGTCCGGATTCAGATACTCCGGTTGCCTTCGGAAAGAATGTAGCCGTTATCGGTGGTGGAAACACGGCGATGGACTCTGTGCGTACAGCCAAGCGCCTGGGTGCCGAACGTGCCATGATCATCTACCGCCGATCGGAAGAAGAGATGCCCGCCCGCCTGGAAGAGGTGAAACACGCCAAAGAAGAAGGTATTGAATTCCTGACCCTGCACAATCCCATCGAATATCTGGCCGATGAACTGGGACGTGTAAAACAAGTCGTTTTGCAAAAGATGGCACTGGGCGAACCGGATGCTTCGGGCAGACGTAGCCCCGTTGCCATTCCCGGAGCAACGGAAACGATAGATATCGATCTGGCCATTGTCAGCGTAGGTGTGTCACCCAATCCGATTGTGCCAAGTTCTATCAAAGGGCTCGAAGTAGGTCGCCGAGGCACCATCACGGTGAGCGAAAACATGCAATCATCCATTCCCACCATCTATGCCGGAGGCGATATCGTGCGGGGCGGTGCAACCGTTATTCTGGCTATGGGAGACGGACGCAAAGCGGCAGCAGCCATGAACGAACAATTACTGAAAAAATAA
- a CDS encoding LuxR C-terminal-related transcriptional regulator, whose amino-acid sequence MDKYIEKYTEIMASQSFDESELDYTILDKHKTLLSQLAKVSNSGITVFDMYRGQHVFTSYNFADLFGYDAAGIETDGNRYFDERVHPEDFQVLVRNGVDSLKFFFEHKGEWMGYKLINEYRVRNFNNEYARIIEQHQILELDKRGNVWLSLSVWDLSPDQSPFQGVRSQVLNCKTGAYCSLYDLTSDAVKPSLSAREVEVLRLIKEGLLSKEISDKLCISVHTVNTHRQKILLKLNANNSMEAVKYASSLGLLS is encoded by the coding sequence ATGGATAAATACATTGAAAAATATACCGAAATAATGGCATCTCAGTCTTTCGATGAATCTGAGCTGGATTATACCATACTGGATAAACATAAAACTCTTTTGTCTCAGTTGGCAAAGGTGTCTAACAGCGGCATTACGGTGTTCGACATGTATCGGGGTCAGCATGTTTTTACTTCATATAACTTTGCCGATCTCTTCGGCTATGATGCTGCGGGGATAGAGACGGATGGAAATCGCTATTTCGACGAAAGAGTTCATCCCGAAGATTTTCAGGTTCTTGTCCGCAATGGTGTCGATTCTCTTAAGTTTTTTTTTGAGCATAAAGGAGAATGGATGGGGTATAAGCTGATTAATGAATATCGGGTGCGCAATTTCAATAATGAATATGCGCGAATTATTGAGCAACATCAGATATTGGAGCTTGATAAACGAGGAAATGTTTGGCTTTCGTTAAGTGTCTGGGATTTATCTCCCGATCAAAGTCCGTTTCAGGGGGTGAGAAGTCAGGTGTTGAATTGTAAAACCGGAGCATATTGTTCATTGTACGATCTGACGTCCGACGCAGTTAAGCCGAGTCTTTCTGCACGCGAAGTAGAAGTGCTCCGATTGATAAAAGAAGGATTATTGAGTAAAGAGATATCAGACAAACTTTGCATCAGCGTTCATACGGTAAATACGCATCGGCAGAAGATTCTTTTGAAACTAAATGCGAATAACTCCATGGAGGCTGTGAAATATGCTTCGAGCCTTGGGTTGCTTTCCTGA
- a CDS encoding TonB-dependent receptor has protein sequence MKKHALIFLVGILYPFFAYGQTVQNIRGTVKDESSQEPLPYASVVIQNTQLGTSTDNQGNFMLKNVPVGRYNLTISYLGYEPKIISEVMVSSSKEVILEITLKENISQIGEVTISPKVNKSMPLNKMATVSARMLSVEEASRYAGGFDDPARLASSFAGVGSNVGNNGIVVRGNAPKFLQWKLEDVEIPNPNHFADVTGFGGGGMTALSSQVLGNSDFFTGAFPAEYSNALSGVFDIKLKNGSNTKMENAVQLGLLGIDIASEGPFKKNGKASYIFNYRYSALALLSPLMPDDAGGTKYQDLSFKVNMPTTHAGVFSIWGLGLIDRSGQTPEKDIIKWEYLQDKEEEDVKQYMGVLGIQHKISVGTDAYLKSTLATTVSGLNMHTERMNDNIELQPKEVIRNTNYNFVFATALNKKFNAKHSNKTGIQVTGLLYDMLLKNADPAETPLKTQTDENGFSTLLTAYTNSSINLSDRWTLNVGIAGQYFTLNKHYTIEPRVGIKWGFAENQSLGIAYGLHSRLELLNYYFTRSESGELVNKDLDFTRAHHLVLSYNLNIGSNYHLQIESYIQKLYDVPVIPDSSYSFINLQKDWFVNKALKNNGKGINYGIDVTLEKYISRGYYFMFTGSLFNSRYQGGDGVWRNTRFNRNYLLNFLSGKEWMVGKNKQNVFNVNLRLSYQGGDRYSPIDQTASARQEDAVYDERNAFSKQLAPALLGHFNVSYKINQAKRSHEFALKILNATGYKEYYGYRYNFKTHRAEQERESIIIPNISYKIEF, from the coding sequence ATGAAAAAACATGCATTGATTTTTCTTGTAGGCATACTCTACCCCTTTTTCGCATACGGGCAAACCGTACAAAACATCAGGGGAACAGTAAAAGATGAGTCCTCTCAAGAGCCCCTGCCCTATGCTTCAGTAGTTATACAAAACACACAGCTGGGTACTTCTACGGATAATCAGGGAAACTTTATGCTAAAGAACGTACCCGTAGGACGCTACAATCTAACTATCAGCTATCTGGGTTATGAGCCGAAAATTATCAGTGAAGTGATGGTCTCCTCCTCAAAAGAAGTCATTTTAGAGATCACACTAAAAGAAAACATCTCGCAGATCGGTGAAGTGACCATATCGCCCAAAGTAAATAAAAGCATGCCGTTAAACAAAATGGCTACTGTCAGTGCCCGGATGTTGAGCGTAGAAGAAGCAAGCCGCTATGCCGGAGGCTTCGACGATCCGGCACGGCTGGCCTCCTCCTTTGCCGGAGTAGGAAGCAACGTAGGAAATAATGGAATTGTAGTTCGCGGCAATGCACCGAAGTTTCTTCAATGGAAATTGGAAGATGTAGAAATACCCAACCCCAATCATTTTGCAGATGTCACCGGATTTGGAGGTGGAGGCATGACTGCCCTTAGTAGCCAGGTACTCGGCAATTCCGATTTCTTCACCGGAGCTTTCCCTGCCGAATACAGTAATGCCCTATCGGGAGTATTCGATATAAAGCTAAAGAATGGAAGCAATACAAAAATGGAGAATGCGGTTCAATTAGGATTATTGGGCATAGACATAGCGTCCGAAGGGCCATTCAAAAAAAACGGAAAAGCATCTTATATATTCAACTACCGATATTCTGCTCTGGCATTATTATCTCCGCTAATGCCCGACGACGCAGGCGGAACCAAGTATCAGGACCTGTCATTCAAAGTCAACATGCCCACAACACATGCCGGCGTTTTCTCGATATGGGGGTTAGGACTTATCGACCGTTCGGGACAAACGCCCGAGAAAGACATTATAAAATGGGAATACCTACAAGACAAGGAAGAAGAGGACGTGAAACAATATATGGGAGTATTGGGAATACAACACAAAATATCGGTTGGGACGGATGCCTATCTTAAATCGACTCTGGCAACTACTGTAAGCGGACTGAACATGCACACCGAGCGGATGAATGACAATATAGAACTACAACCCAAAGAGGTAATACGAAACACAAACTACAATTTCGTCTTTGCTACGGCTTTAAACAAAAAGTTCAACGCCAAACACAGCAATAAAACAGGCATACAAGTAACCGGACTACTATACGACATGTTGCTAAAGAATGCCGATCCGGCAGAAACGCCCCTGAAAACTCAGACCGATGAAAACGGATTTAGTACCTTACTCACCGCATACACCAATTCTTCCATCAATCTATCAGACCGTTGGACGCTAAATGTCGGAATAGCCGGACAGTATTTTACGCTAAACAAACATTATACCATCGAGCCCAGAGTGGGAATCAAGTGGGGCTTTGCCGAAAATCAATCATTAGGAATAGCCTACGGACTCCATAGCCGCTTAGAGTTGCTTAATTATTACTTCACTCGTTCAGAATCCGGAGAGCTCGTCAATAAAGATCTTGATTTTACACGCGCGCATCATCTGGTGCTATCATATAATCTAAACATCGGCAGCAATTACCATCTACAGATAGAATCTTATATACAAAAGCTGTATGACGTTCCTGTTATTCCGGACAGTTCTTATTCATTTATTAATCTGCAGAAGGATTGGTTTGTAAACAAAGCCTTAAAGAACAACGGTAAAGGGATAAATTACGGAATAGATGTGACTCTGGAAAAATACATCTCCCGGGGATACTACTTTATGTTCACTGGCTCACTTTTCAACTCCCGCTATCAGGGAGGCGACGGTGTATGGAGAAACACACGCTTTAATCGGAACTATTTGCTCAATTTTCTCAGTGGAAAAGAATGGATGGTCGGTAAAAACAAACAAAACGTATTTAACGTCAATCTTCGCCTGTCCTATCAGGGTGGAGACCGTTATTCACCAATCGATCAAACAGCGTCTGCCCGGCAAGAAGATGCCGTATACGATGAACGCAATGCATTCAGTAAACAATTAGCTCCCGCCTTATTAGGGCACTTCAACGTTAGTTATAAGATAAATCAGGCTAAGCGTTCTCACGAATTTGCCTTAAAAATACTCAATGCCACCGGATACAAAGAGTACTACGGATATAGGTATAATTTCAAGACCCACAGAGCAGAGCAAGAAAGAGAATCGATCATCATCCCCAACATCAGTTATAAGATAGAGTTCTGA
- the panD gene encoding aspartate 1-decarboxylase, producing MMIEVLKSKIHCARVTEANLNYMGSITIDEDLMDAANMIAGEKVHIVDNNNGERFETYVIRGERGSGMICLNGAAARKVQPNDIVIIMSYALMDFEEAKSFKPVVIFPDPETNSVVK from the coding sequence ATGATGATTGAAGTGTTAAAATCGAAAATTCATTGCGCCCGTGTTACAGAGGCTAATCTGAACTATATGGGTAGCATAACGATTGACGAAGATTTGATGGATGCTGCCAACATGATTGCAGGAGAAAAGGTGCATATTGTAGATAATAATAATGGTGAGCGCTTTGAAACTTATGTAATCAGAGGTGAGCGGGGTTCGGGGATGATTTGTTTGAACGGGGCCGCTGCCCGCAAGGTGCAGCCTAATGATATTGTCATTATCATGTCTTATGCGCTGATGGACTTTGAAGAAGCCAAATCGTTTAAACCGGTAGTGATATTTCCCGATCCGGAAACGAACAGTGTGGTGAAATGA